A genomic region of Rhizomicrobium sp. contains the following coding sequences:
- a CDS encoding outer membrane protein transport protein: MSHRSFRLGLPRLCRLGGLAVFWIAAGAAPAAAAGYGLKEHSADAMAAAYAGAAASDRDASTMVYNPAAAAGVADTDLSASLVAILPGSSAGYPTAATSAGNPAGGGRTPRGFISDALVPALGLRHRLSDRLTVGLSISAPWGLRTDYPAGWAGRYYAGKTALLTINATPVIAYQLSPEVTLGAGLQIEYAKGTLTSTIDTGTLGALNGIPGAVPGGQDSLARVSGSNWTFGYTLGAMLRPVPGLTLGIAYRSSLQQDLKGPLTFTLDGASVGATIKSLTGLFANTRQTTPITMPDMITSGAREDFSDQWSGMVELDWTHWSRVRQLVVIAANPAQPTDVTALKWKDTLFGSLGVEYRVSPGWALRAGVAYDESPTTDATREPRIPDADRIWLSAGARVKLNDDLDLNVTASRLFNLSTPVALNPAAPGAALRGTLAGTTESYVNVVGLELTWRPR; this comes from the coding sequence ATGTCCCATCGCAGTTTCCGGCTTGGACTCCCGCGCCTGTGCCGTCTCGGCGGCCTTGCCGTCTTCTGGATCGCGGCGGGCGCGGCGCCGGCCGCCGCCGCCGGCTACGGCCTCAAGGAACACAGCGCCGACGCCATGGCGGCCGCCTATGCCGGCGCCGCCGCCAGCGACCGTGACGCCAGCACGATGGTCTACAACCCGGCCGCCGCGGCCGGCGTGGCCGATACGGACCTGTCGGCGAGCCTCGTCGCCATCCTTCCCGGATCGAGCGCCGGCTACCCGACGGCGGCGACCTCGGCCGGCAATCCCGCGGGCGGTGGCAGGACGCCGCGCGGTTTCATCAGCGACGCGCTGGTGCCGGCGCTCGGCCTGCGCCACAGGCTGAGCGACCGGCTGACCGTGGGGCTCTCGATTTCGGCGCCCTGGGGGCTTCGCACCGACTATCCGGCCGGCTGGGCCGGACGCTATTACGCCGGAAAGACCGCGCTTCTGACGATCAACGCGACGCCGGTGATCGCCTATCAGCTCAGCCCCGAAGTGACGCTGGGCGCCGGCCTGCAGATCGAATACGCCAAGGGCACGCTGACCAGCACGATCGACACCGGCACGCTGGGCGCGCTGAACGGCATTCCCGGCGCCGTGCCCGGCGGACAGGACAGCCTGGCGCGGGTCAGCGGCAGCAATTGGACGTTCGGCTACACGCTGGGCGCGATGCTGCGTCCCGTTCCGGGACTGACTCTCGGCATCGCCTACCGCTCCTCGCTGCAGCAGGATCTCAAGGGACCTTTGACGTTCACGCTCGACGGCGCCAGCGTCGGCGCGACGATCAAGAGCCTGACCGGGCTCTTCGCGAATACGCGGCAGACGACGCCGATCACCATGCCCGACATGATCACCTCGGGCGCGCGCGAGGATTTCTCCGACCAATGGTCGGGGATGGTGGAGCTCGACTGGACGCATTGGAGCCGGGTCCGCCAGCTCGTGGTCATCGCGGCCAATCCGGCGCAGCCGACAGACGTTACCGCGCTGAAATGGAAGGACACGCTGTTCGGATCGCTCGGGGTCGAATATCGCGTGAGCCCCGGCTGGGCGCTGCGCGCCGGCGTGGCCTATGACGAAAGTCCGACAACCGACGCGACGCGCGAGCCGCGCATTCCCGATGCCGACCGCATCTGGCTGTCGGCGGGGGCGCGGGTGAAGCTGAACGACGATCTGGATTTGAACGTCACGGCGTCGCGGCTGTTCAATCTGTCGACGCCGGTGGCGCTGAACCCGGCGGCGCCGGGCGCGGCGTTGCGCGGCACGCTTGCCGGGACGACGGAGTCGTATGTCAATGTGGTGGGGCTCGAACTGACCTGGCGGCCGCGATAA
- a CDS encoding aspartyl/asparaginyl beta-hydroxylase domain-containing protein, producing the protein MRAPNEISLPDRIRLPFRFEPAPLQREVRMLERSGWTDHFVKHNYEGQWGAIPLRAPEGETHPIRMIFSDPGAKDYADQPALADTPYLREILRTFSCPLLSVRLMRLGPGSVIKPHCDPDLDAASGTARLHIPIATGPRVEFLLAGRAVAMAPGECWYLRLSEIHSVHNRGSEDRVHLVIDAVVNEWLAATLSAAAAQA; encoded by the coding sequence ATGCGCGCGCCGAACGAGATTTCTCTTCCCGATCGCATCCGGCTGCCTTTTCGATTCGAGCCGGCGCCGTTGCAGCGTGAAGTGCGGATGCTCGAACGATCCGGCTGGACGGATCATTTCGTGAAGCACAATTACGAGGGGCAATGGGGCGCAATTCCATTGCGCGCGCCGGAGGGAGAAACCCATCCGATCCGGATGATTTTTTCCGACCCAGGCGCGAAAGACTATGCCGACCAGCCGGCGCTCGCCGATACGCCGTATCTTCGCGAGATATTGCGGACATTCTCCTGTCCCCTGCTTTCGGTGCGATTGATGCGCCTGGGGCCCGGTTCGGTGATCAAACCGCATTGCGATCCCGATCTGGATGCGGCTTCGGGAACGGCACGCCTGCACATCCCGATTGCGACCGGCCCGCGGGTGGAGTTCCTGCTGGCGGGACGCGCGGTGGCGATGGCGCCCGGCGAGTGCTGGTATCTGCGCCTGAGCGAAATTCACAGCGTGCACAATCGCGGGAGCGAAGACCGCGTGCACCTGGTTATCGATGCGGTGGTGAACGAGTGGCTCGCCGCGACGCTGTCGGCCGCCGCCGCCCAGGCATGA
- a CDS encoding GNAT family N-acetyltransferase, whose amino-acid sequence MTISHPPPAFDLPAALLSQGYRLRPETDADIPFLLALYASTREEELRAVPWPDEMKAAFCAQQFQAQRGHYHATIAHCRFDVIEHHGEPVGRLYLQDRPTRLHIVDIALMPAMRGQGIGTAVLEALHALGRQTGRGVGIMVEIHNPARNLYRRLGYREVEKHGLHLEMEWLPSNDQLNSA is encoded by the coding sequence GTGACCATCTCCCATCCGCCGCCGGCATTCGACCTGCCGGCGGCGCTTCTTTCCCAAGGCTATCGCCTGCGGCCGGAAACGGATGCCGACATTCCGTTTCTGTTGGCGCTCTACGCCTCCACGCGCGAGGAGGAGCTGAGAGCCGTCCCCTGGCCCGACGAGATGAAGGCTGCGTTCTGCGCCCAGCAATTCCAGGCCCAGCGCGGCCATTACCACGCGACCATCGCGCATTGCCGGTTCGACGTCATCGAGCACCATGGCGAACCCGTCGGACGGCTCTATCTTCAGGATCGGCCGACGCGGCTGCACATCGTCGATATCGCCTTGATGCCCGCCATGCGCGGGCAGGGGATCGGCACCGCGGTGCTCGAAGCGCTGCACGCGCTCGGCCGGCAAACCGGGCGTGGCGTGGGCATCATGGTTGAGATCCATAACCCCGCGCGCAACCTCTATCGCCGCCTCGGCTATCGCGAGGTCGAAAAGCATGGGCTCCATCTGGAGATGGAGTGGCTGCCCTCAAACGATCAGTTGAACAGCGCTTGA
- a CDS encoding tail fiber protein — protein sequence MFRASSRRGIKEGIMSDPYIGEIRAFGFNFAPRGWFLCNGQILPINQYATLFTIIGTTYGGNGVSTFALPNLQGEVPMHWGTGPGGFNTVLGEVQGTPSVTLLTSEIPAHTHTISAAHLPAGSLSERSAGPNTTGTSYLSQTAGGFSYKAAPASPNTAFSISAIQTAGSSLPHENRQPFLVVNFCIAYEGIFPARN from the coding sequence GTGTTCAGGGCATCTTCCCGTCGCGGAATTAAGGAGGGCATCATGTCGGATCCATATATCGGCGAAATTCGCGCCTTCGGCTTCAATTTCGCGCCGCGCGGCTGGTTCCTGTGCAACGGCCAGATTCTTCCCATCAACCAGTACGCGACGCTGTTCACCATTATCGGCACCACCTATGGCGGCAATGGCGTCAGCACCTTCGCCCTGCCGAACTTGCAGGGCGAAGTACCCATGCATTGGGGCACGGGGCCGGGTGGTTTCAATACGGTGTTGGGCGAAGTGCAGGGCACCCCGTCGGTTACGTTGCTGACCAGCGAAATCCCGGCGCACACGCACACGATTTCGGCGGCTCACCTTCCCGCCGGCAGCCTCAGCGAACGCTCCGCCGGACCAAACACAACCGGGACCAGCTATCTCTCGCAGACGGCCGGCGGGTTCAGCTATAAAGCGGCCCCGGCGAGCCCGAACACCGCATTCTCGATTTCGGCCATCCAGACCGCGGGCAGCTCGCTGCCGCATGAGAATCGCCAGCCTTTCCTGGTGGTGAATTTCTGCATCGCCTACGAAGGAATTTTCCCCGCGCGCAATTGA
- a CDS encoding tail fiber protein: MSNAFIGQISMFGGNFAPRSFMFCNGQLLPIGQYQALFSLIGTTYGGNGTTNFALPNLQSRLPLHYGAGPGLSSYVLGQAAGVEYVTITTSTTPAHSHVLVASKGNANTGTVGSGVLPAVANGNITPTYFYAAQMQGQPALQIVTLDPHSASLVGGNGPHANLMPSLAISFIICVQGIFPSRN, from the coding sequence ATGAGCAACGCCTTTATCGGCCAAATCTCGATGTTTGGCGGCAATTTCGCGCCACGCAGTTTCATGTTTTGCAACGGCCAGCTTCTGCCGATCGGCCAATATCAAGCGCTGTTTTCGCTGATCGGCACGACCTATGGCGGCAATGGCACGACGAACTTCGCCCTGCCGAACCTGCAATCGCGCTTGCCTCTGCATTACGGCGCCGGCCCCGGCCTGTCGTCCTATGTGCTCGGTCAAGCCGCGGGTGTGGAATATGTGACCATCACCACATCGACCACGCCGGCGCACTCGCACGTGCTCGTTGCCTCGAAAGGCAATGCCAATACCGGCACCGTGGGCTCGGGCGTGCTGCCGGCGGTCGCCAATGGGAACATTACGCCAACGTATTTCTACGCCGCTCAGATGCAGGGCCAGCCGGCGCTTCAGATCGTTACGCTCGATCCTCATTCGGCGTCGTTGGTCGGCGGCAACGGACCGCACGCCAATCTGATGCCGTCGCTGGCGATCAGTTTCATTATTTGTGTTCAGGGCATCTTCCCGTCGCGGAATTAA
- a CDS encoding tail fiber protein, which translates to MTQPFVGQIQAFTFNWPPKNWVQCDGQLLAIQQNQALFALLGTYYGGNGVTTFALPDLRGRVPVHWGSLAGAVYTIGEPGGTETVQLTIGQLPQHTHMLTGANVPATASQASAGAALANAAIGSGTPDNYYGPLTTPQPLNAGSVSFFGSGQPHDNMQPYLAINWCICQYGIFPSRN; encoded by the coding sequence ATGACACAACCCTTTGTGGGACAAATACAGGCTTTTACCTTCAATTGGCCGCCAAAGAATTGGGTGCAGTGCGACGGCCAGCTTCTGGCAATTCAGCAGAATCAGGCCCTTTTCGCGCTTCTCGGCACTTATTACGGTGGCAATGGCGTGACGACCTTCGCTTTGCCGGATTTGCGCGGCCGCGTGCCTGTCCATTGGGGCAGCCTCGCCGGCGCCGTCTATACGATCGGCGAACCGGGCGGCACGGAGACCGTGCAGCTTACGATCGGCCAACTGCCGCAGCACACGCACATGTTGACGGGCGCGAACGTTCCGGCGACCGCGTCTCAGGCGAGCGCCGGCGCGGCTTTGGCAAATGCAGCAATCGGCAGCGGGACCCCGGACAATTATTATGGTCCGCTGACCACGCCGCAGCCACTCAACGCGGGCTCCGTATCATTCTTCGGTAGCGGCCAGCCGCATGACAACATGCAACCCTATCTCGCCATCAACTGGTGCATCTGCCAGTACGGCATCTTCCCGTCGCGCAACTGA
- a CDS encoding asparagine synthase-related protein, whose amino-acid sequence MPRQDTPLIAGLVGPAFSACAGSFEKAVERGIGWSNTEVARARNAMFVSGGAGSLSDPNAENSRDDAGLLFAANARLENRAELSGILSIAPAALGGFTDAALLHGLFRRFGAAGVAHPVGAFAFAAWDGKNQRLTLGRDCYGWRPLFFHRGDGFVAFSSDLSLLLSLPFVPRALDEDVVANYLAVNLASPSRTFYRDIERVPSRMLVTITHDAVRREHYWSPDFDAPPPFKTEADYIERARELLDEAVARATEDTPRMAIMTSGGLDSSAVAATAARLGRARSIACFSVVPPRDFALELAPNWYLSERDKIEALASMHPDLDVQFCEEGELHSRERNPINRFLKLSTPTFCPSNVGAFAPAQDLIAAGRYQACFDGSKGNLGLSWKGNFSLLSLLRKGRFVAFSREFVATSRRTRRGMFNILKGDVIASAAPLRLRRRLYRLYGRDPYDVSNFSCLNPSVGRELAQSGAWERAAFDPRFNFSGWEPARFRARYLFDHNQFSRDGNAASVKSLGYEIRSPLAYRPLIEFLLRVPEAFYRKDGVPRAFARKVLADRLPPEILGETRFGAQGVTWFRRLDARRAELGEEVERLEASPLASRLLDVPRMKRILDDWPKDAQAAQARQSEVRFAFERGVHVGQFIRWVEGGNA is encoded by the coding sequence ATGCCGCGTCAGGATACGCCGCTCATTGCCGGACTGGTCGGTCCGGCTTTTTCGGCGTGCGCCGGTTCATTTGAGAAGGCGGTGGAGCGCGGTATTGGCTGGTCCAATACCGAAGTGGCGCGGGCCAGGAACGCCATGTTCGTTTCCGGCGGCGCCGGTAGCCTGTCGGACCCGAACGCAGAGAACAGCCGAGACGATGCAGGATTGCTCTTCGCCGCCAACGCTCGGCTGGAGAACCGCGCGGAGCTGAGCGGCATCCTCTCGATCGCGCCGGCGGCGTTGGGAGGGTTCACGGATGCTGCTCTGTTACATGGTCTTTTCCGCCGATTTGGCGCGGCTGGCGTGGCCCACCCCGTGGGGGCATTCGCATTCGCGGCATGGGACGGGAAAAACCAGCGCCTGACATTGGGGCGCGATTGCTACGGATGGCGCCCGCTCTTCTTCCACCGCGGCGATGGATTTGTCGCCTTTTCCTCCGATCTGAGTCTTTTGCTGTCCCTGCCCTTCGTGCCGCGCGCGCTCGACGAAGACGTGGTGGCAAATTACCTCGCGGTGAATCTGGCATCCCCGAGCAGGACTTTCTATCGCGACATCGAGCGCGTTCCCAGCCGAATGCTGGTGACGATTACGCACGATGCCGTGAGACGCGAGCATTACTGGTCGCCGGATTTCGACGCGCCACCGCCCTTCAAGACGGAGGCGGATTATATCGAGCGGGCGCGGGAGCTGCTGGATGAGGCCGTGGCACGGGCAACCGAAGACACACCACGCATGGCGATCATGACCAGCGGCGGACTCGACTCGAGCGCCGTTGCCGCCACCGCGGCCCGCCTCGGCCGCGCCCGATCCATCGCATGTTTCAGCGTCGTGCCGCCGCGGGATTTCGCGCTCGAGCTCGCGCCCAACTGGTATCTCAGCGAGCGCGACAAGATCGAAGCGCTGGCGAGCATGCATCCCGATCTCGACGTGCAATTCTGCGAAGAAGGCGAATTGCATTCGCGCGAGCGCAATCCGATCAATCGATTCCTGAAATTATCCACTCCGACCTTCTGCCCTTCAAATGTCGGGGCGTTCGCCCCGGCGCAGGATCTTATCGCGGCGGGCCGATACCAGGCTTGCTTCGACGGCAGCAAAGGCAATCTGGGTTTGAGCTGGAAAGGCAATTTTTCCCTGCTGTCGCTGCTTCGCAAGGGACGGTTTGTGGCCTTTTCACGCGAATTCGTCGCGACATCCCGGCGAACCCGTCGCGGCATGTTCAACATCCTGAAGGGCGATGTCATCGCATCCGCGGCTCCGCTGCGGTTGCGGCGGCGTCTCTACCGGCTCTATGGCAGAGATCCTTACGATGTTTCGAACTTCAGTTGCCTGAACCCGTCCGTTGGCCGCGAACTGGCGCAATCCGGCGCCTGGGAGCGCGCCGCCTTCGATCCGCGGTTTAATTTTTCCGGCTGGGAGCCGGCGCGATTCCGCGCGCGCTACCTGTTCGATCACAATCAGTTTTCGCGCGACGGAAATGCCGCTTCGGTCAAATCGCTGGGCTACGAGATCCGCTCTCCCCTCGCCTATCGGCCGCTGATCGAATTTCTCCTGCGTGTGCCGGAAGCCTTTTATCGGAAAGATGGTGTTCCCCGCGCCTTCGCGCGCAAGGTCCTGGCCGATCGGCTGCCGCCGGAGATTCTCGGGGAAACGCGATTTGGCGCGCAGGGCGTGACCTGGTTCCGGCGTCTGGACGCGCGTCGCGCCGAGCTTGGCGAAGAGGTGGAACGGCTTGAAGCCTCGCCCCTGGCAAGCCGGCTGCTCGATGTGCCACGCATGAAGCGCATCCTGGACGACTGGCCGAAGGACGCCCAGGCCGCGCAGGCCCGCCAGTCCGAAGTCCGCTTCGCTTTTGAACGTGGGGTCCATGTCGGTCAGTTCATCCGCTGGGTCGAGGGCGGAAACGCCTGA
- a CDS encoding PqqD family protein, whose protein sequence is MPETAATALPISEEAVVSRNPGLMTAAVHDETMMMDIEGGKYYGLDDIGSAIWQRLEAPQTFAALIDGLAAEYDAERNVIAADVARLLALMAEHKVINLAQGS, encoded by the coding sequence ATGCCCGAGACCGCCGCCACCGCCTTACCGATCAGCGAAGAGGCTGTCGTCTCCCGCAATCCCGGCCTCATGACGGCCGCCGTCCATGACGAGACCATGATGATGGACATCGAGGGCGGCAAATATTACGGGCTCGACGATATCGGCAGCGCGATCTGGCAGCGGCTGGAGGCGCCACAGACATTCGCCGCCCTGATCGACGGCCTGGCGGCGGAATACGATGCCGAGCGAAACGTGATCGCTGCGGACGTTGCCAGGCTCCTGGCGCTCATGGCGGAGCACAAGGTGATCAATCTGGCTCAAGGCTCGTAA